A portion of the Streptomyces sp. NBC_00376 genome contains these proteins:
- a CDS encoding sensor histidine kinase: MFADWWQWARRHPRAVDVAIAVVLWLLAVFSSTLTGARIVRVPTLDFSLVAVVPSAVLLLGQRRFPRTVVAVTTVCGGVLGVMGGRIGFDPSPSVVGAALVALYLLALRTDLRTTITYTAGMAVALALVSVGWGHGALLRPDQVGTLSCVLLAGAVGESVRNRRDHLAAVEARAELAEHTREEEARRRVSEERTRIARELHDIVAHHIALAHAQAATAAYLLRSRPEQAQDMMDQLAGTTSSALRELKATVGLLRREGDPETPLEPSPGLAQLPELVASFERTGLVVSVSVEGEERALSSGTDLTAYRIVQEALTNVTKHAGSATASVRLRYTRRLLSLTITDDGHEPRTAGEPGYGLIGMRERALSAGGWLAAGHRASGGFEVTTELPLEAPGPAEPDPHQDDEERTAR, encoded by the coding sequence GTGTTCGCCGACTGGTGGCAGTGGGCCCGACGCCACCCACGGGCCGTCGACGTGGCGATTGCCGTGGTGCTGTGGCTCCTCGCGGTCTTCTCCAGCACCCTGACCGGCGCCCGGATCGTCCGCGTTCCGACGCTCGACTTCTCCCTGGTCGCCGTCGTGCCCTCCGCCGTTCTGCTGCTGGGACAGCGCAGGTTCCCGCGCACGGTGGTCGCGGTGACGACGGTGTGCGGCGGCGTCCTGGGCGTCATGGGCGGCCGCATCGGGTTCGACCCCAGCCCCAGCGTCGTCGGCGCCGCCCTGGTCGCCCTCTATCTCCTGGCCCTGCGCACGGACCTGCGCACGACCATCACGTACACGGCCGGGATGGCCGTCGCTCTCGCCCTCGTCTCCGTCGGCTGGGGCCACGGCGCGCTGCTGCGGCCCGACCAGGTCGGCACCCTCTCGTGCGTGCTGCTGGCGGGCGCCGTCGGTGAGTCGGTACGCAACCGGCGCGACCATCTCGCCGCCGTGGAGGCACGGGCCGAACTGGCGGAACACACCCGCGAGGAGGAGGCGCGCCGCCGGGTGAGCGAGGAACGGACCAGGATCGCCCGCGAGCTCCACGACATCGTCGCGCATCACATCGCCCTCGCCCACGCCCAGGCGGCCACCGCCGCGTACCTGCTGCGCAGCCGCCCCGAGCAGGCGCAGGACATGATGGACCAGCTCGCCGGAACCACCTCCTCCGCCCTGCGCGAGCTCAAGGCGACCGTGGGCCTGCTACGCCGCGAGGGCGACCCCGAGACGCCGCTGGAACCCTCCCCCGGGCTGGCCCAGCTCCCGGAGCTGGTCGCCTCGTTCGAGCGGACGGGGCTCGTCGTCTCGGTGTCGGTGGAGGGCGAGGAGCGGGCCCTGTCGTCGGGCACGGACCTGACCGCGTACCGGATCGTGCAGGAGGCACTGACCAATGTCACCAAGCATGCGGGGTCCGCGACGGCGTCGGTCCGGCTCCGCTACACGCGCCGGCTGCTCTCCCTCACCATCACCGACGACGGACACGAACCCCGCACGGCGGGCGAGCCGGGCTACGGCCTCATCGGCATGCGCGAACGGGCCCTGTCCGCGGGCGGCTGGCTGGCCGCCGGGCACCGGGCGAGCGGCGGTTTCGAGGTGACCACCGAACTTCCCCTGGAGGCCCCGGGGCCGGCGGAACCCGACCCCCACCAGGACGACGAGGAGAGGACGGCGCGGTGA
- a CDS encoding MMPL family transporter, whose protein sequence is MAVFLYRLGRFSFRRRRLVALLWVVVLAACAFAAAKAPAAPEDGFSMPGTESQKAFDLLDQRFPGGNSDAADARIVFVAPEGQKVTAGPNKAAIERIVADVAGGDQVKGALDPFKMAGAVSKDGTTAYSTVSYDVQSIDLTDATTKALEDAAEKGRDAGLTVELGGSALVPEGELGGTTELVGVAAAAVVLLITFGSLAAAGLPLLTAIVGIGIGVASIVAIGMSTTTTTLALMLGLAVGIDYALFIVSRYRTERAEGHDAEEAAARAVGTAGSAVVFAGLTVVIALAGLSVVGIPVLTKMGLAAASTVVIAVLVAMTLLPALLGFFRDAVLPRTRRKGSKGRGGQRARDGRPNLGTRWARFVIRRPLAVLMLGILGLGLISVPTLDLQLGMPGDESKSTSTTQRRAYDALADGFGPGFNGPLTVVVDAKTAEDPKAAAARAAKRLTATDGIVATTPPAFNEAGDTAVLTAVPSTGPSSADTTDLVHSIRDEARDLKSETGANVLVTGATAVNIDVSQKVNDALLPYLALVVGLAFLLLMVVFRSLLVPLKAALGFLLSVAAAFGVIVAVFQWGWLADTLGVEQTGPVMSMTPIFLIGVVFGLAMDYEVFLVTRMREAYVHGERPGEAIVTGFRHSARVVGAAAVIMIAVFAGFIGMSESMIKMMGVGLASAVFFDAFVVRMTIVPAVLALLGDRAWWLPKWLAGVVPQVDVEGEKLSHGDPSAPASAAEPAPDPVRA, encoded by the coding sequence GTGGCTGTTTTCCTTTACCGGCTGGGCCGCTTCTCCTTCCGGAGACGCCGGCTCGTCGCCCTGCTCTGGGTGGTGGTCCTGGCCGCGTGCGCCTTCGCCGCGGCCAAGGCCCCGGCCGCCCCCGAGGACGGGTTCTCGATGCCCGGGACGGAGTCGCAGAAGGCGTTCGACCTGCTGGACCAGCGCTTCCCCGGCGGCAACTCCGACGCCGCCGACGCCCGGATCGTCTTCGTCGCGCCCGAGGGCCAGAAGGTCACGGCGGGCCCGAACAAGGCGGCCATCGAGAGGATCGTCGCGGACGTGGCGGGCGGCGACCAGGTCAAGGGCGCCCTCGACCCGTTCAAGATGGCCGGGGCGGTGAGCAAGGACGGCACCACCGCGTACTCCACCGTCTCGTACGACGTACAGAGCATCGATCTCACCGACGCCACCACCAAGGCGCTGGAGGACGCCGCCGAGAAGGGGCGGGACGCGGGGCTGACCGTCGAGCTCGGCGGATCGGCCCTGGTGCCGGAGGGCGAGCTGGGTGGTACGACGGAACTCGTCGGCGTCGCCGCCGCCGCGGTCGTCCTGCTCATCACCTTCGGTTCGCTCGCCGCGGCGGGCCTCCCGCTGCTCACCGCGATCGTCGGCATCGGCATCGGGGTGGCCTCGATCGTCGCGATCGGGATGTCCACGACGACGACCACGCTCGCGCTGATGCTGGGGCTCGCGGTCGGCATCGACTACGCCCTGTTCATCGTCTCGCGCTACCGGACCGAACGCGCCGAGGGCCACGACGCCGAGGAGGCCGCGGCACGGGCCGTGGGCACGGCGGGCTCCGCGGTCGTCTTCGCCGGTCTCACCGTCGTCATCGCGCTGGCGGGCCTGTCCGTGGTCGGCATCCCGGTCCTGACCAAGATGGGCCTCGCGGCGGCGTCCACCGTCGTGATCGCCGTCCTGGTCGCGATGACCCTGCTGCCCGCGCTGCTCGGCTTCTTCCGCGATGCCGTCCTGCCGCGTACCCGGCGCAAGGGGAGCAAGGGGCGCGGCGGCCAGCGTGCCAGGGACGGCCGGCCCAACCTGGGCACCCGCTGGGCCCGTTTCGTGATCCGCCGGCCGCTCGCGGTCCTAATGCTCGGCATTCTCGGCCTCGGCCTGATCTCCGTACCGACGCTCGATCTCCAGCTCGGCATGCCGGGCGACGAGTCGAAGTCCACCTCGACCACCCAGCGCCGCGCCTACGACGCCCTGGCCGACGGCTTCGGCCCCGGCTTCAACGGACCGCTGACCGTCGTCGTCGACGCGAAGACCGCCGAGGACCCGAAGGCCGCCGCGGCACGGGCCGCGAAGCGGCTCACCGCCACCGACGGCATCGTCGCCACGACTCCTCCCGCCTTCAACGAGGCCGGTGACACCGCGGTGCTCACCGCCGTACCCTCCACCGGGCCGAGCTCCGCGGACACCACGGACCTCGTCCACAGCATCCGCGACGAGGCCCGTGACCTGAAGTCCGAGACCGGCGCGAATGTGCTCGTCACCGGCGCGACCGCGGTGAACATCGACGTGTCGCAGAAGGTCAACGACGCGCTGCTGCCCTATCTCGCGCTCGTCGTCGGCCTGGCGTTCCTGCTCCTGATGGTCGTCTTCCGCTCGCTGCTGGTCCCGCTCAAGGCGGCACTCGGCTTCCTGCTGTCGGTGGCGGCGGCCTTCGGCGTGATCGTCGCGGTCTTCCAGTGGGGCTGGCTCGCCGACACCCTCGGCGTCGAGCAGACCGGGCCGGTGATGAGCATGACGCCGATCTTCCTGATCGGTGTGGTCTTCGGGCTGGCCATGGACTACGAGGTCTTCCTCGTGACCCGGATGCGGGAGGCGTACGTCCACGGGGAGCGGCCCGGCGAGGCGATCGTCACCGGGTTCCGGCACAGCGCCCGGGTCGTCGGCGCCGCGGCCGTCATCATGATCGCGGTGTTCGCCGGGTTCATCGGGATGAGCGAGTCGATGATCAAGATGATGGGTGTCGGCCTCGCCTCGGCCGTCTTCTTCGACGCCTTCGTCGTCCGGATGACGATCGTCCCGGCCGTGCTCGCCCTGCTGGGCGACCGGGCGTGGTGGCTGCCGAAGTGGCTGGCGGGCGTCGTGCCCCAGGTGGACGTCGAGGGCGAGAAGCTGAGCCACGGCGACCCGTCGGCGCCCGCGTCGGCGGCGGAACCCGCCCCCGATCCCGTACGCGCGTGA
- a CDS encoding helix-turn-helix transcriptional regulator yields MNTASGDERGTTERVLTLLGLLQQRQVWTGPELADRLGVTPRTIRRDVERLRALGYPVHAAQGVGGGYRLGAGQELPPLLLDDQEAIATAVSLLVGAGGAVTGAGDAALRALTKLDQVLPARLRHEVRALSGSVESFDTGRTPVDPEVLMTLARACRDEVEAGFDHPSGGEVRRRRVEPYRLVASDRRWYLFAYDLDRADWRSFRVDRMTEVSARTWHFRPRAAPDAVTYVQEGVASRVYPQRARFLVHASADTVRAQIPASAAVVRQRGSERCEVLSGAERLDAVLMHVLLLGHDFEVLDPPELGARCRELAQRLLSAGAAISPVEDDRAGDRVQR; encoded by the coding sequence ATGAATACGGCGAGCGGGGACGAGCGGGGTACGACGGAGCGGGTGCTCACGCTGCTCGGGCTGCTGCAGCAGCGCCAGGTCTGGACGGGCCCCGAGCTCGCCGACCGGCTCGGGGTCACGCCGCGCACGATACGGCGCGATGTCGAGCGGTTGCGCGCTCTCGGCTATCCGGTGCACGCCGCCCAGGGCGTCGGCGGCGGCTACCGGCTCGGCGCGGGGCAGGAGCTGCCGCCGCTGCTTCTCGACGACCAGGAGGCCATCGCCACCGCGGTCTCGCTGCTCGTCGGCGCGGGCGGCGCGGTCACCGGCGCCGGCGACGCCGCGCTCCGGGCGCTCACCAAGCTCGACCAGGTGCTGCCCGCCCGGCTGCGGCACGAGGTGCGCGCGCTCTCCGGCTCGGTGGAGTCCTTCGACACAGGGCGCACGCCGGTCGACCCCGAGGTACTCATGACGCTGGCCAGGGCCTGCCGCGACGAGGTCGAGGCAGGCTTCGACCACCCGTCCGGGGGCGAGGTGCGACGGCGGCGGGTCGAGCCCTACCGCCTGGTCGCCTCCGACCGGCGCTGGTACCTCTTCGCGTACGACCTCGATCGCGCCGACTGGCGCAGCTTCCGCGTCGACCGGATGACCGAAGTCTCCGCACGCACCTGGCACTTCCGCCCGCGCGCGGCGCCCGACGCGGTGACGTACGTGCAGGAGGGCGTGGCGAGCCGGGTCTACCCGCAGCGGGCGCGCTTCCTCGTGCACGCGTCGGCCGACACGGTGCGCGCGCAGATTCCGGCGTCGGCGGCCGTCGTACGACAGCGCGGGAGCGAACGCTGCGAGGTGCTGAGTGGCGCCGAGCGCCTCGACGCCGTGCTCATGCACGTACTCCTGCTGGGACACGACTTCGAGGTACTCGACCCTCCGGAGCTCGGGGCGCGCTGCCGCGAGCTGGCGCAGCGGCTGCTGTCGGCCGGCGCAGCGATCTCCCCGGTGGAGGACGACCGCGCCGGGGATCGCGTCCAGCGATGA
- a CDS encoding class I SAM-dependent methyltransferase yields MSDRMTADGDSIRRARGTTGYAGAADALAVQYEEVTFGEVHRDVLGLVPAEPVRILDIGAGTGRDAAALAALGHDVVAVEPTAELRAHGQRIHAGSAIGWVDDLLPELALRQHPGRFDAIFATAVWMHLDAGERGQAMARIAALLMPGGRFFVNLRHGPVPEGRHMFDVSAAETVELGAAHRLRTVLSSERADLHGRDSVRWSSLVLQAEDSRDALG; encoded by the coding sequence ATGAGCGATCGGATGACCGCTGACGGAGACAGCATCCGCCGGGCCAGGGGAACGACCGGGTATGCCGGGGCGGCGGACGCGCTGGCGGTCCAGTACGAGGAAGTCACCTTCGGCGAGGTCCACCGCGACGTGCTGGGCCTGGTACCCGCCGAGCCTGTGCGGATCCTCGACATCGGCGCGGGTACGGGGCGCGATGCTGCCGCGTTGGCAGCCCTGGGCCACGACGTCGTGGCCGTCGAGCCGACGGCGGAGCTGCGGGCGCACGGACAGCGCATCCATGCGGGCAGCGCGATCGGCTGGGTCGACGACCTTCTTCCTGAGCTGGCGCTGCGTCAGCATCCGGGCCGGTTCGACGCGATCTTCGCCACTGCGGTGTGGATGCATCTGGACGCCGGGGAACGCGGGCAGGCGATGGCCAGGATCGCCGCCCTGCTGATGCCCGGCGGCCGGTTCTTCGTCAACCTCCGCCACGGACCCGTGCCCGAAGGCCGCCACATGTTCGACGTGTCCGCTGCTGAGACCGTCGAGCTGGGTGCTGCGCACCGCCTGCGGACGGTCCTGAGCAGCGAGCGTGCCGATCTCCATGGCCGGGACAGCGTCCGGTGGAGCTCGCTCGTGCTCCAGGCGGAGGACTCCCGCGACGCACTCGGCTGA
- a CDS encoding alpha/beta hydrolase, with protein MRFTSEQRLDDGVLEREFTLGEIPGILWTPASASSSAPAPLILLGHPPLGLHKMYPRLVARARHSAADGFAAATIELPGSGDRPRWPAVEQARADLRRALAAGEPVSDEIVDALVLPLVEKAVPEWQAALDALLALPEIGGPVGYSGGVISIGTRLAVVEPRVSAAVLFAGSFVPRTMFDEARQVTIPLHVLLQWDDEGNDRQSALDLFDAFGSEEKTLHANMGGHTGVPQFAGDAAAQFFTRHLK; from the coding sequence ATGCGATTCACTTCCGAACAGCGTCTCGACGACGGCGTCCTCGAACGCGAATTCACCCTCGGCGAGATCCCCGGCATCCTGTGGACGCCCGCATCCGCGTCCTCATCCGCACCGGCACCACTGATCCTGCTCGGCCACCCTCCCCTCGGGCTGCACAAGATGTACCCCCGGCTGGTGGCCCGGGCCCGGCACTCCGCGGCGGACGGCTTCGCCGCGGCCACCATCGAGCTCCCCGGAAGCGGCGACCGGCCCCGTTGGCCCGCCGTCGAGCAGGCCCGCGCCGACCTGCGCCGGGCGCTGGCGGCCGGCGAGCCGGTCAGCGACGAGATCGTCGACGCCCTCGTCCTCCCGCTGGTCGAAAAGGCGGTTCCGGAATGGCAGGCCGCCCTGGACGCCCTCCTTGCCCTGCCCGAGATCGGCGGCCCGGTCGGGTACTCGGGTGGAGTGATCTCCATCGGGACCCGGCTGGCGGTGGTCGAGCCGCGCGTCTCGGCCGCCGTTCTGTTCGCCGGGAGTTTCGTGCCTCGCACCATGTTCGATGAGGCCCGGCAGGTCACCATTCCGCTGCACGTCCTGCTGCAGTGGGACGACGAAGGAAACGACCGGCAGTCGGCCCTGGACCTGTTCGACGCCTTCGGCTCCGAGGAGAAGACGCTGCACGCCAACATGGGCGGACACACCGGCGTCCCGCAGTTCGCGGGGGACGCCGCGGCCCAGTTCTTCACCCGGCACCTGAAGTAA
- a CDS encoding DinB family protein, translating to MDANELDLNRTLREQLEFHWNHQLRARLEGMTDDEYFWSPVPDAWSVRPRGSSTAPVQAGAGDFTIDFAFPQPVPAAFTTIAWRLGHVIVGVLAARNAAHFGAPAASYETWEYAGNAATALDQLQTQLDVWLEGVRGLGDAGLRVPVGEKEPFPELPMADLVLHINRELIHHLSEVCLLRDLYLHTKPGTSGERHMAARTTHLDPEELHNNPAFTQGVITPAAARTVHVGGQLGTDGTGKLLDGIEAQSTQAMRNVLTVLAAAGSGPEHVAKLNIYLVNGVDAQVAYAASRSVWGDHRTAITVVSTAGHARPGALVEIDAVAVIPE from the coding sequence ATGGACGCAAACGAACTCGACTTGAACCGCACGCTGCGCGAGCAGTTGGAGTTCCACTGGAACCACCAGCTCCGAGCCCGGCTGGAGGGCATGACCGACGACGAGTACTTCTGGTCGCCGGTGCCGGATGCCTGGAGCGTGCGGCCGCGCGGCAGCTCGACGGCGCCCGTGCAGGCCGGTGCCGGGGACTTCACGATCGACTTCGCCTTCCCGCAGCCGGTCCCCGCGGCGTTCACCACGATCGCCTGGCGCCTCGGCCACGTCATCGTCGGCGTGCTCGCCGCACGCAACGCGGCGCACTTCGGCGCACCGGCGGCGTCGTACGAGACCTGGGAGTACGCCGGTAACGCGGCCACCGCGCTCGACCAGCTCCAGACCCAGCTCGACGTCTGGCTGGAAGGGGTGCGCGGCCTCGGCGACGCCGGGCTCCGGGTCCCGGTCGGCGAGAAGGAGCCCTTCCCCGAGCTGCCCATGGCCGACCTGGTGCTGCACATCAACCGCGAACTGATCCACCACCTGTCCGAGGTCTGCCTGCTGCGCGACCTCTACCTGCACACGAAGCCCGGCACCTCTGGGGAGCGACACATGGCCGCGAGGACGACACACCTCGACCCCGAAGAGCTCCACAACAACCCTGCCTTCACGCAGGGGGTGATCACACCCGCCGCCGCCCGCACGGTCCATGTCGGTGGTCAGCTCGGCACCGACGGAACCGGGAAGCTGCTCGACGGCATCGAGGCGCAGTCCACTCAGGCCATGCGGAACGTGCTGACCGTGCTTGCCGCCGCGGGCAGCGGTCCCGAGCATGTCGCCAAACTCAACATCTACCTCGTCAACGGAGTCGACGCGCAGGTGGCGTACGCGGCGTCGCGATCGGTGTGGGGCGATCACCGCACGGCCATCACGGTCGTCTCCACCGCAGGACACGCTCGACCGGGCGCGCTCGTGGAGATCGACGCGGTCGCGGTCATTCCCGAATAG
- a CDS encoding cytochrome P450, producing the protein MGDVVRAPWDAYFVTGFDACSEVLRGRNWLAPDFAWQERQADTERWEAVATQEMTKTLSRLNAPEHTCQRRSLGNLFDRSTIERLTPQVEEHVTRLLDELADKLRWGEADLVSTVSEQLPISTIGAWLGIPPEDYAHILQITHNQVHAQELLPTKSQLAVSAEATLHLRSYFTELVKQRRASPGNDVLTDWIHTWDAREPDRDTADEILYRLTMFVTIASLETTATLLSAMVDLLLREPGRWAWLAENPGYIDAAVDEVLRYDPPIHINTRIAAEDTVLAGVPIAKDSMVHVMYGAANHDPRRNDDPDAFDVQRTGGTHLTFGGGVHYCLGAALARLEARTLLTQLLKRFPTLRSVSPAGYASRLVFRRITSLGVAT; encoded by the coding sequence ATGGGCGACGTCGTACGCGCCCCCTGGGACGCGTACTTCGTCACGGGTTTCGACGCGTGCAGCGAGGTGCTGCGCGGGCGCAACTGGCTGGCGCCCGACTTCGCCTGGCAGGAACGCCAGGCGGACACCGAGCGCTGGGAGGCCGTCGCCACGCAGGAGATGACCAAGACGCTCTCCCGGCTCAACGCACCCGAGCACACCTGCCAGCGCCGCAGCCTCGGCAACCTCTTCGACCGGTCGACCATCGAGCGGCTGACCCCGCAGGTCGAGGAGCACGTCACCCGGCTCCTGGACGAACTGGCCGACAAGCTGCGCTGGGGAGAGGCCGACCTCGTCAGCACGGTCAGCGAGCAGCTCCCGATCAGCACCATCGGCGCCTGGCTGGGGATACCGCCCGAGGACTACGCCCACATCCTGCAGATCACCCACAACCAGGTGCACGCCCAGGAGCTGCTGCCCACCAAGAGCCAGCTCGCCGTCTCCGCCGAGGCGACCCTCCACCTGCGCAGCTACTTCACCGAGCTCGTGAAGCAGCGCCGGGCCAGCCCCGGCAACGATGTCCTCACCGACTGGATCCACACCTGGGACGCGCGGGAGCCCGACCGCGACACGGCGGACGAGATCCTCTACCGGCTCACCATGTTCGTCACCATCGCCTCGCTGGAGACGACCGCCACGCTGCTGTCGGCCATGGTGGATCTGCTCCTGCGGGAACCCGGCCGGTGGGCGTGGCTCGCGGAGAACCCCGGGTACATCGACGCAGCCGTCGACGAGGTCCTGCGGTACGACCCGCCGATCCACATCAACACCCGGATCGCGGCCGAGGACACCGTGCTGGCGGGCGTTCCGATCGCCAAGGACAGCATGGTCCACGTGATGTACGGCGCCGCCAACCACGACCCCCGGCGCAACGACGACCCGGACGCCTTCGACGTGCAGCGCACCGGCGGAACGCACCTGACCTTCGGCGGCGGTGTGCACTACTGCCTCGGCGCGGCCCTCGCCCGCCTGGAGGCACGCACCCTCCTGACGCAGCTGCTGAAACGCTTCCCCACCCTGCGCTCCGTCTCGCCGGCCGGTTACGCCTCCCGGCTGGTCTTCCGGCGGATCACCTCGCTGGGCGTGGCGACATGA
- a CDS encoding CAP domain-containing protein — protein sequence MTVAVVAAGAVSIPTAAMAGSHAPPEKPAASTSAPKASGADARVLKLVNRERRKVGCPPLKMNAELRKAAQAHSTDMASRENMSHTGSDGSAPDDRIARAGYGWHAYGENIAHGYTTPKSVVAGWMNSPGHRRNILNCAFKEIGVGHARPGNYWTQDFGTASG from the coding sequence ATGACCGTCGCTGTCGTCGCAGCGGGGGCCGTGAGCATCCCCACCGCCGCCATGGCCGGCAGCCACGCCCCGCCCGAGAAGCCCGCCGCTTCCACGAGCGCCCCGAAGGCGTCCGGCGCCGACGCCCGCGTGCTGAAGCTCGTCAACAGAGAGCGCCGCAAGGTGGGGTGCCCGCCGCTGAAGATGAACGCAGAGCTGAGGAAGGCCGCCCAGGCCCACAGCACGGACATGGCATCGCGCGAGAATATGTCCCACACGGGCTCCGACGGTTCGGCTCCGGACGACCGGATCGCGCGCGCCGGTTACGGCTGGCATGCGTACGGCGAGAACATCGCCCACGGCTACACCACCCCCAAGAGCGTCGTGGCGGGCTGGATGAACAGCCCCGGCCACCGGCGCAACATCCTCAACTGCGCGTTCAAGGAGATCGGCGTGGGCCACGCCCGGCCCGGCAACTACTGGACGCAGGACTTCGGGACGGCCTCGGGCTGA
- a CDS encoding enoyl-CoA hydratase/isomerase family protein yields the protein MKLSLPQYLTPFRRPSTVRAEREGAVLRVELDTPENGNAVTEAMLDDLLTVLAVPDPDVRVLVLSGAGDDFCLGGDRTEFADWLDEDPTGRGIRIAGDKARRVCEAISTSQAVTIARIQGKAIGAGLALALACDLRVGADTAGFRLPELALGLPTAWGGVLPRLIHEVGAARARELILTGRAFDAIEAHELSVLQRIVPERELDAAVTAWAKPIVRRPEAALRVTKALLNSYAAPTRLADPSVLDAELMATVAAATRRR from the coding sequence ATGAAGCTCTCGCTCCCGCAGTACCTGACCCCGTTCCGGCGGCCGAGCACGGTACGCGCCGAGCGCGAGGGCGCCGTCCTGCGCGTGGAGCTGGACACCCCGGAGAACGGCAACGCGGTCACCGAGGCGATGCTGGACGATCTGCTGACGGTCCTGGCCGTGCCGGACCCCGACGTCCGGGTGCTGGTGCTCAGCGGGGCCGGTGACGACTTCTGCCTGGGCGGCGACCGGACCGAGTTCGCCGACTGGCTCGACGAGGACCCCACCGGGCGGGGAATCCGGATCGCCGGCGACAAGGCCCGCCGGGTCTGCGAGGCGATCTCCACCAGTCAGGCCGTCACCATCGCCCGGATCCAGGGCAAGGCGATCGGCGCGGGCCTCGCGCTGGCCCTCGCCTGCGATCTGCGCGTGGGCGCCGACACCGCCGGTTTCCGGCTGCCGGAGCTGGCGCTCGGGCTGCCCACCGCCTGGGGCGGCGTACTGCCACGGCTCATCCACGAGGTCGGCGCCGCCCGCGCCCGCGAACTCATCCTCACCGGACGCGCCTTCGACGCCATCGAGGCGCACGAGCTGTCGGTCCTCCAGCGCATCGTGCCCGAGCGCGAACTCGACGCGGCCGTCACCGCCTGGGCCAAGCCCATCGTGCGCCGCCCCGAGGCCGCCCTGCGCGTCACGAAGGCCCTGCTCAACTCGTACGCCGCCCCGACCCGGCTGGCCGACCCGTCCGTACTTGACGCGGAACTCATGGCCACCGTCGCGGCGGCGACCCGGCGGCGGTAG